In Pseudomonadota bacterium, a genomic segment contains:
- the rnd gene encoding ribonuclease D, translating into MPVNFDFITTQPDLDELLKEAAVAKEIALDTEFERVRTYHPRLCLIQLAFDTRVACIDALAELDLGPFWRFLADSPAIKVMHAGRQDLELAYTESRRALGQPLMPSPYIDTQIAAGLLGIGEQVSYAHLVQERQEITLPKAHTRTDWTQRPLDPAQLDYAADDVRYLLPVWAQLRDELRERDREHWVVEDSAALIDPELYEVDTSEAWRRVKGARRLRPEPLALLKRLADWRESRALERDKPRQWVLKDDVLLGLAQRRPDSLRSLQRHRDLPAAVVRRHGDELYELLCTPFADEEVEPPRTYTPVDEPLVRKLMAQLRALAERENVCATAIASRRDIEQFSRGHSSSRLERGWRSEFVGESLRAVRAEFATT; encoded by the coding sequence GTGCCTGTGAACTTCGACTTCATTACAACGCAGCCAGACCTCGACGAACTGCTCAAAGAAGCAGCAGTGGCTAAGGAGATTGCCTTAGACACCGAGTTCGAGCGCGTTCGCACCTACCACCCGCGACTTTGCCTGATCCAACTTGCCTTCGATACTCGCGTCGCGTGTATCGATGCGTTGGCCGAGCTCGATCTGGGGCCGTTCTGGCGCTTCCTCGCTGACTCACCCGCCATCAAGGTGATGCACGCAGGGCGGCAGGACCTCGAACTCGCCTACACGGAGAGTCGACGCGCGTTGGGGCAACCTCTGATGCCCTCTCCTTACATCGACACGCAGATCGCTGCAGGCCTCCTCGGGATCGGCGAGCAGGTGAGCTACGCCCACCTCGTGCAGGAACGGCAAGAGATCACCCTGCCCAAGGCCCACACGCGAACCGACTGGACGCAACGCCCCCTCGATCCCGCTCAACTCGACTACGCCGCTGACGATGTGCGCTACCTGCTGCCCGTCTGGGCGCAGCTGCGGGACGAACTGCGCGAGCGAGACCGTGAGCACTGGGTGGTGGAGGACAGCGCGGCACTGATCGACCCCGAGCTCTACGAGGTAGATACCTCTGAGGCGTGGCGCCGAGTGAAAGGGGCACGGCGCTTACGCCCCGAACCTCTCGCCTTGCTCAAGCGCCTCGCCGACTGGCGCGAGAGCCGTGCCCTCGAGCGCGATAAGCCCCGGCAGTGGGTGCTGAAGGACGATGTGTTGTTGGGCCTCGCTCAACGTCGCCCGGATAGCTTGCGCTCGCTACAGCGACACCGCGACTTGCCGGCAGCCGTGGTGCGACGCCATGGCGATGAACTGTATGAGCTGCTCTGCACCCCCTTCGCCGACGAGGAGGTGGAGCCCCCGCGCACCTACACGCCTGTGGACGAGCCCCTGGTGCGCAAGCTCATGGCGCAATTGCGCGCCCTGGCAGAGCGCGAAAACGTGTGCGCCACGGCGATCGCGTCGCGTCGGGACATCGAGCAGTTCTCGCGCGGCCATTCGAGTTCGCGCCTGGAGCGCGGGTGGCGATCTGAGTTCGTGGGGGAGAGCTTGCGCGCGGTGCGCGCTGAGTTCGCGACTACCTAG
- the mpl gene encoding UDP-N-acetylmuramate:L-alanyl-gamma-D-glutamyl-meso-diaminopimelate ligase, producing the protein MTTAGVDRLHFLGICGTFMGGLALLARQLGYRVSGCDQNVYPPMSTLLASQGIDIQEGYAAAHLKPAPDLVVVGNAMVRGMDAIEYMLDERLPYVSGPQWLGEHVLRHRHVLAVAGTHGKTTTTSMLAWILEQAGLAPGFLVGGVPANFGVSARLGGNGDHPSPYFVIEADEYDTAFFDKRSKFVHYHPCTLILNNLEYDHADIFPDLGAIETQFHHVVRIVPREGQVIANAGSAALGRVLERGCWSSQASTGWSGDGASPASLASAGTDWRLDVGEAEVGHTQVLRDGEALGTLPPNVKGRHNAENALAAIAAAVHVGVEASQALEALASFKGVARRLERVDVPGEFTVYDDFAHHPTAVERTLDALRQEVAGRGGRLIAVLEPRSNTMRMGAHGAHLAAALAQADQAWLYAPASLGWDANAILGPTLPQLRVHTDVQGLAQALAQELNEGDTVVLMSNGAFGGLRERLRGALAQRFERQ; encoded by the coding sequence ATGACCACCGCTGGCGTCGACCGACTCCATTTTCTGGGCATCTGTGGCACGTTCATGGGCGGGCTCGCGCTCCTAGCACGGCAGCTTGGTTATCGCGTAAGTGGCTGCGATCAAAACGTTTATCCGCCTATGAGCACGTTGCTGGCGTCACAGGGAATTGACATCCAGGAAGGCTACGCCGCAGCTCACCTGAAACCGGCGCCCGATCTCGTGGTGGTCGGCAACGCCATGGTGCGCGGGATGGACGCCATCGAGTACATGCTCGATGAGCGTCTGCCGTACGTCTCCGGGCCCCAATGGCTGGGCGAGCACGTGCTTCGCCACCGCCACGTGCTGGCGGTGGCCGGTACCCATGGCAAGACGACCACCACCAGTATGTTGGCGTGGATCCTCGAGCAGGCCGGCCTCGCCCCAGGCTTTCTGGTGGGGGGCGTTCCCGCCAACTTCGGTGTGTCCGCCCGCTTGGGCGGCAATGGAGATCATCCGTCGCCCTACTTCGTGATCGAGGCGGACGAGTACGACACGGCGTTCTTTGATAAGCGCTCGAAGTTCGTGCACTACCACCCGTGCACACTCATCCTGAACAACCTCGAGTATGACCACGCCGATATCTTCCCCGACCTCGGCGCGATCGAAACGCAGTTTCACCACGTCGTGCGCATCGTGCCTCGCGAGGGGCAGGTGATCGCCAATGCGGGCAGTGCCGCCCTCGGACGGGTACTCGAGCGCGGTTGCTGGTCATCGCAAGCCAGCACCGGGTGGTCGGGCGATGGCGCATCCCCCGCATCGCTGGCGAGCGCTGGCACCGATTGGAGACTCGACGTGGGCGAGGCCGAAGTGGGGCACACGCAAGTGCTACGCGATGGTGAGGCACTCGGCACCTTGCCGCCTAACGTCAAGGGTAGGCACAACGCGGAGAATGCCTTGGCGGCGATCGCCGCGGCCGTTCACGTGGGCGTCGAGGCGAGCCAAGCGTTGGAGGCGCTGGCGAGTTTCAAGGGCGTTGCGCGTCGCTTGGAGCGAGTGGACGTGCCCGGCGAGTTCACCGTCTACGACGACTTTGCCCACCACCCCACCGCGGTGGAGCGCACCCTCGACGCCTTGCGCCAGGAGGTGGCCGGGCGAGGCGGGCGATTGATCGCGGTACTCGAGCCGCGTTCGAACACCATGCGCATGGGCGCCCACGGAGCGCACCTGGCAGCCGCGCTGGCACAGGCAGATCAGGCCTGGCTCTACGCGCCCGCCAGCCTGGGTTGGGACGCGAACGCCATCCTGGGCCCGACGCTACCGCAGTTGCGCGTGCATACTGACGTACAGGGTCTCGCTCAGGCCCTGGCCCAGGAGCTGAATGAAGGAGACACGGTGGTCTTGATGAGTAACGGCGCCTTCGGTGGCCTTCGCGAGCGGTTACGGGGTGCGCTGGCACAGCGCTTCGAACGCCAATGA
- a CDS encoding flavin prenyltransferase UbiX has translation MSAVDDQRTITLAFTGASGAQYGLRLLQVLLAREIRVFLLLSKPAQVVIGMETSLKLPGRSGEIERYFTERFEAAPEQLRVFGREEWTSPVASGSGAPRDMVICPCSMATVGAIAAGAGRELIERAADVVIKERGHLIVVPRETPFSVIHLENLLRLAQLGVTILPPSPGFYHEPTTMDDLIDFVVARILDQLDVPQGLMPRWGWSSPANGGDANP, from the coding sequence ATGAGCGCCGTGGACGATCAGCGCACGATCACCCTGGCCTTCACCGGCGCCTCCGGTGCCCAGTACGGTTTGCGCCTGCTGCAGGTCCTGCTGGCCCGAGAGATCCGCGTGTTCCTGCTCCTGTCCAAGCCGGCGCAAGTGGTGATCGGTATGGAAACGTCGTTGAAGTTGCCCGGACGCTCAGGGGAGATCGAGCGCTACTTCACCGAGCGTTTCGAGGCCGCGCCCGAGCAGTTACGCGTGTTCGGGCGCGAGGAGTGGACCTCACCGGTGGCCAGCGGCTCCGGCGCTCCGCGCGACATGGTCATCTGTCCTTGCAGCATGGCCACGGTCGGCGCGATCGCCGCGGGGGCCGGACGCGAGCTGATCGAGCGTGCGGCCGATGTGGTGATCAAGGAGCGCGGGCACCTGATCGTGGTGCCGCGCGAAACCCCCTTCTCGGTGATCCACCTGGAGAACCTACTGCGCCTCGCACAGTTGGGGGTGACGATCCTGCCCCCGAGCCCTGGCTTCTATCACGAGCCGACCACGATGGACGACCTCATCGACTTCGTCGTCGCCCGCATCCTCGATCAACTCGATGTGCCCCAGGGGCTCATGCCACGCTGGGGCTGGTCATCGCCAGCCAACGGCGGCGACGCTAACCCCTAG